From a region of the Microterricola gilva genome:
- a CDS encoding LysE/ArgO family amino acid transporter, with product MTPSLAPLFAGIGLGFSLIIAIGAQNVFVLRQGIRREHVLAVVILCAVSDAVLIVVGISGIGALLEQLPWLLPVARWAGALFLVGYGLLAARRALKPGGAGLLADTAGGRDEAELEAVAASASAASASAASASAASAGTASAGAASASAGGAERSGAAASTQRSGLHGRRAGTLGAALATAFALTWLNPHVYLDTVFLLGSVANGHGSTGRWLFGAGAIVASITWFAALGFGARYLGRWLATPRAWRILDGAIAVVMVALGVLLVVPR from the coding sequence GTGACTCCTTCGCTCGCTCCCCTGTTCGCCGGCATCGGCCTCGGCTTCTCACTGATCATCGCGATCGGCGCGCAGAACGTCTTCGTGCTGCGCCAGGGCATCCGTCGCGAGCACGTGCTGGCCGTCGTCATCCTCTGCGCCGTGTCCGACGCCGTGCTGATCGTGGTGGGCATCAGCGGGATCGGTGCCCTGCTCGAGCAGCTGCCGTGGCTGCTGCCCGTGGCCCGCTGGGCCGGTGCGCTCTTCCTGGTCGGCTACGGGCTGCTCGCCGCCCGCCGCGCACTGAAGCCGGGTGGTGCCGGGCTGCTTGCCGACACAGCCGGCGGCAGGGACGAGGCCGAGTTGGAGGCTGTCGCCGCCTCAGCGAGCGCAGCGTCAGCGAGCGCAGCGTCAGCGAGCGCAGCGTCAGCTGGCACAGCCTCGGCCGGCGCTGCTTCGGCGAGCGCCGGCGGGGCAGAGCGCAGCGGCGCCGCGGCATCCACCCAGCGTTCGGGTCTTCACGGACGGCGGGCCGGCACGCTCGGGGCGGCGCTCGCGACCGCGTTCGCCCTGACGTGGTTGAACCCCCACGTCTACCTCGACACGGTGTTCCTGCTCGGTTCGGTGGCCAACGGCCACGGCAGCACGGGACGGTGGCTCTTCGGCGCCGGCGCGATCGTGGCCAGCATCACCTGGTTCGCGGCGCTCGGCTTCGGGGCACGCTACCTCGGGCGCTGGCTCGCCACTCCGCGAGCCTGGCGCATTCTCGACGGTGCGATCGCGGTGGTGATGGTGGCGCTCGGGGTGCTGCTCGTCGTTCCCCGTTAG
- a CDS encoding ABC transporter substrate-binding protein has translation MENQSPVAIDVHAVQRRASIMGHGLIIQALIEGLSMRARFVLPPVVASVLLLTGCVDNSMPEMTGAAERVAAVTVNADAAALLPKAVADSGVLAIGTAPNYAPNEFKDSEGESIGWDLELARGVARALGLEAVVAESNFDNIIPSVRGGKFDLGASSFTATAEREQQLDFVHYYDAGAQWAAPVDSIVDPDDACGLKVAVQATTFQDTSEVPARSAACVAAGKPAIVKMPFDTQGNAVNAVVLGQADAFSADSPVALYALSKLEGRLQPAGEAFDVAPYGFVVAKDSGMAEAVQLALQGMVDDGSYGAILDTWGVRAGGLELITINPASQG, from the coding sequence GTGGAAAACCAGTCGCCCGTCGCCATCGACGTTCACGCGGTTCAGCGCCGCGCCAGCATCATGGGGCACGGGCTGATCATCCAAGCATTGATCGAAGGACTCTCCATGCGCGCCCGGTTCGTTCTCCCGCCCGTCGTCGCGTCGGTGCTGCTGCTGACCGGCTGCGTCGACAACTCGATGCCCGAGATGACCGGTGCGGCCGAGCGAGTGGCGGCGGTCACGGTGAATGCAGACGCTGCCGCGCTGCTGCCGAAGGCCGTCGCAGATTCCGGTGTGCTCGCCATCGGCACCGCGCCCAACTACGCGCCCAACGAGTTCAAGGACAGTGAGGGGGAGTCGATCGGGTGGGACCTCGAGCTTGCGCGGGGGGTCGCGCGTGCCCTCGGGCTGGAGGCCGTCGTCGCTGAATCGAATTTCGACAACATCATCCCCTCCGTGCGTGGCGGCAAGTTCGACCTGGGAGCGTCGTCGTTCACCGCCACCGCCGAGCGCGAGCAGCAGCTCGACTTCGTGCACTACTACGACGCCGGCGCGCAGTGGGCCGCGCCGGTGGACAGCATCGTTGATCCCGATGATGCCTGTGGGCTGAAGGTCGCGGTCCAGGCGACCACGTTTCAGGACACGAGCGAGGTGCCCGCCAGGAGCGCGGCGTGCGTCGCCGCTGGCAAGCCGGCGATCGTGAAGATGCCGTTCGACACGCAGGGGAACGCGGTCAACGCCGTCGTGCTCGGTCAGGCCGACGCGTTCAGCGCCGATTCGCCGGTGGCGCTCTACGCGCTCTCCAAGCTGGAGGGCAGGCTGCAGCCAGCTGGTGAGGCCTTCGACGTCGCGCCCTACGGCTTCGTCGTCGCGAAAGACTCCGGGATGGCCGAAGCCGTTCAGCTGGCCCTGCAGGGCATGGTCGACGACGGCAGCTACGGTGCGATCCTCGACACCTGGGGCGTGCGCGCCGGAGGGCTCGAGCTGATCACCATCAACCCGGCCTCCCAGGGCTAA
- a CDS encoding ABC transporter ATP-binding protein, whose protein sequence is MTNPNETDSVVRVRGLEKRYGDLSAVDGVSFDIHRGETFALLGPNGAGKSTTIEILEGYRTRTAGEVSVLGTDPARGGLDWKARLGIVLQSTGETGNATVLEQLRHFAAFYPRPRDVDEVIAAVGLEAKAKTRISKLSGGQRRRVDVALGIIGRPELLFLDEPTTGFDPESRRDFWTLIRQLKSEGTTILLTTHYLDEAAQLSDRAGVIAGGRLIEIGAIGEIGGADARIPVVRWRDASGALRSERSEHPAATVAAIVAQQGGEPRELEVIRPSLEDVYLELVRTHDSAAASETTIDADQTEVLS, encoded by the coding sequence ATGACAAATCCGAATGAGACCGACTCCGTCGTGCGGGTGCGCGGGCTCGAGAAGCGCTACGGCGACCTCAGCGCCGTCGACGGCGTGAGCTTCGACATCCACCGCGGCGAGACCTTCGCGCTGCTCGGGCCGAACGGCGCGGGCAAGTCGACGACGATCGAGATCCTGGAGGGCTACCGCACCCGCACGGCTGGCGAGGTGAGCGTGCTCGGCACCGACCCGGCCCGTGGCGGCCTGGACTGGAAGGCGCGGCTCGGCATCGTGCTGCAGTCGACCGGTGAGACCGGCAACGCCACCGTGCTCGAGCAGCTGCGCCACTTCGCCGCCTTCTACCCGCGTCCGCGCGACGTCGACGAGGTGATCGCCGCCGTCGGGCTGGAGGCGAAGGCGAAGACGCGCATCAGCAAGCTCAGCGGCGGTCAGCGCCGCCGCGTCGACGTGGCCCTCGGCATCATCGGCCGACCGGAGCTGCTGTTCCTCGACGAGCCGACGACGGGCTTCGACCCCGAGTCGCGCCGCGACTTCTGGACGCTGATCCGCCAGTTGAAGTCCGAGGGCACCACGATCCTGCTCACCACCCACTACCTTGACGAGGCAGCGCAGCTCAGCGATCGGGCCGGCGTGATCGCCGGTGGCCGGCTCATCGAGATCGGGGCCATCGGCGAGATCGGCGGGGCGGATGCCAGGATCCCCGTCGTGCGCTGGCGCGACGCATCCGGGGCGCTCCGCTCCGAGCGAAGCGAACACCCGGCCGCCACCGTCGCCGCCATCGTGGCGCAGCAGGGCGGCGAGCCCCGTGAGCTCGAGGTGATCCGGCCGAGCCTGGAGGACGTGTACCTGGAGTTGGTGCGTACGCACGATTCCGCGGCGGCATCCGAGACAACAATCGACGCAGACCAGACGGAGGTGCTCTCGTGA
- a CDS encoding ABC transporter permease: protein MSTALDTHARPALTPRPGVLRLGIDRIGYEVRSYFRTPDAVFFTFLFPVIMLGIFTAAFSAAGNIGTAPDGSGGISVGAYYLPGMIAAGMLLSGVQNLAVDIAGEKSDGTLKRLGGTPLSPTAYFIGKIGQVLVTGTLQAALLLAVAALVFGIELPTEPSAWGTFAWVFLLGIITSALLGIALSAVPRSGKSATAVVIPIVLILQFISGVYLQFDQLPGWMQTIASLFPLKWMAQGMRSVFLPETFAALEPSGAWDLGLVALVLLLWLVVGLVLSRLTFRWIRRDA from the coding sequence GTGAGCACGGCACTCGACACCCACGCTCGCCCGGCGCTGACACCCCGCCCCGGGGTGCTGCGCCTCGGCATCGACCGGATCGGCTACGAGGTGCGCAGCTACTTCCGCACACCGGATGCCGTGTTCTTCACCTTCCTGTTCCCGGTGATCATGCTCGGTATCTTCACCGCCGCGTTCAGCGCGGCAGGCAACATCGGCACCGCACCGGATGGCAGCGGCGGCATCAGCGTCGGAGCGTACTACCTGCCGGGCATGATCGCGGCAGGCATGCTCCTCTCCGGCGTGCAGAACCTCGCCGTCGACATCGCCGGGGAGAAGAGCGACGGCACGCTGAAACGCCTCGGCGGCACCCCGCTCTCCCCCACCGCGTACTTCATCGGCAAGATCGGACAGGTGCTCGTCACCGGAACGCTGCAGGCGGCACTGCTGTTGGCCGTCGCCGCGCTCGTCTTCGGCATCGAGTTGCCGACGGAGCCGTCGGCCTGGGGCACCTTCGCCTGGGTGTTCCTGCTCGGCATCATCACCTCTGCGCTGCTCGGGATCGCGCTCTCGGCCGTTCCGCGCTCCGGCAAGAGCGCGACGGCCGTCGTCATCCCGATCGTGCTGATCCTGCAGTTCATCTCCGGCGTCTACCTGCAGTTCGACCAGCTGCCCGGTTGGATGCAAACGATCGCCAGCCTGTTCCCGCTCAAGTGGATGGCGCAGGGCATGCGTTCGGTGTTCCTGCCGGAGACCTTCGCCGCGCTCGAACCGAGCGGCGCATGGGATCTCGGCCTCGTCGCCCTCGTGCTCCTGCTCTGGCTCGTCGTCGGCCTCGTGCTCAGCCGGCTCACCTTCCGGTGGATCCGGCGCGACGCGTGA
- a CDS encoding sensor histidine kinase, with product MTVRPSIARRMTAQRWWDAAMLAVSVLLAAIMTLLDPPVSGEEWGVVGVIAVVLAAYFAWGRRTLDGTGSPAGLLYAGVLLVSLAVGIGLDPTYSFMQVIVFPTLWVISCNTRQAVLLNLLAIVPVAIGYTLFFGVEGLPSGIAVGVLSVAFSLAFGSWIASIEKAGAERARLLAELMAVQDELAAANREAGVDSERARLAREIHDTIAQSLTGLVMVAQRAHGDLERAADAAGDASEHLVQATADVELIESMARDALTEARGLVAAIAPVRVESTLAEALGRLAERFQRETGVVVLSDLAALAAPAPPLRAELEVVLLRCAQEGLANVRKHARATAASVQINRGENAVILVISDDGVGPGRAASAQSGTAAASAGFGLAGMADRLALVGGSARLEAALPRGSRLTVTVPLASEPAAPEPSIDAANGVQA from the coding sequence ATGACCGTACGACCATCGATCGCACGACGGATGACGGCGCAACGCTGGTGGGATGCCGCGATGCTCGCCGTCTCGGTGCTGCTCGCCGCGATCATGACGCTGCTCGACCCGCCCGTGAGCGGCGAGGAGTGGGGCGTCGTCGGCGTGATCGCCGTCGTGCTCGCCGCCTACTTCGCGTGGGGCCGACGCACACTCGACGGCACGGGTTCCCCGGCCGGGCTGCTCTACGCCGGCGTGCTGCTCGTCTCGCTCGCCGTTGGAATCGGCCTGGACCCGACGTACTCCTTCATGCAGGTCATCGTCTTCCCGACGCTCTGGGTCATCTCCTGCAACACGCGCCAGGCCGTGCTGCTGAACCTGCTGGCGATCGTGCCGGTCGCGATCGGCTACACCCTGTTCTTCGGCGTGGAGGGCCTGCCGAGTGGCATCGCCGTCGGCGTGCTCTCTGTGGCGTTCAGCCTGGCGTTCGGTTCGTGGATTGCGAGCATCGAGAAGGCGGGAGCCGAACGCGCCAGGCTGCTCGCCGAGCTGATGGCGGTGCAGGATGAGCTCGCTGCCGCGAACCGGGAGGCCGGCGTCGACAGCGAGCGGGCGCGCCTGGCGCGGGAGATCCACGACACGATCGCGCAGAGCCTCACCGGCCTCGTCATGGTTGCGCAGCGGGCGCACGGCGATCTCGAGCGGGCGGCGGATGCCGCTGGCGACGCCTCCGAGCACCTCGTGCAGGCAACCGCCGACGTCGAGCTGATCGAGTCGATGGCCCGGGACGCGCTCACCGAGGCGCGCGGGCTCGTGGCGGCCATCGCGCCCGTGCGCGTCGAGTCGACGCTCGCCGAGGCCCTTGGGCGTCTCGCCGAGCGGTTCCAGCGGGAGACCGGCGTGGTTGTGCTGAGCGACCTGGCGGCACTCGCTGCCCCGGCGCCGCCGCTGCGTGCCGAGCTCGAGGTCGTCCTGCTGCGGTGCGCACAGGAGGGGCTCGCGAATGTGCGCAAGCACGCACGGGCGACGGCGGCATCCGTGCAGATCAACCGGGGCGAGAACGCGGTCATCCTCGTGATCAGCGACGACGGTGTCGGACCAGGCAGGGCGGCGAGTGCGCAGAGCGGCACCGCCGCGGCAAGCGCGGGCTTCGGCCTCGCCGGCATGGCCGACCGGCTCGCCCTCGTCGGCGGTTCGGCGCGGCTGGAGGCCGCGCTGCCCCGCGGCAGCCGACTCACCGTGACCGTGCCGCTGGCTTCCGAGCCCGCGGCCCCCGAGCCCTCGATCGACGCGGCGAACGGGGTGCAGGCGTGA
- a CDS encoding response regulator, translating into MIRVVVADDHPIVRSGIVGLLRGASDIEVVGEARDGAEAVRLVAELAPELVLMDLRMPVLDGVAATAQIVDAQSGTRVLILTTYESDELILGAIEAGAGGYLLKAAPQEEILAGVRAVATGETVLAPSIAAKLVQRVRADAAGTGAAASATVALSPRELEVLRLVAAGQSNPRIAAALFIGEATVKTHLQHVFEKLEVSDRTRAVTRAMELGLL; encoded by the coding sequence GTGATCCGGGTCGTGGTGGCCGATGACCACCCGATCGTGCGCAGCGGCATCGTCGGGCTGCTGCGTGGTGCGAGCGACATCGAGGTCGTCGGCGAGGCCCGCGACGGCGCAGAGGCCGTGCGGCTGGTCGCCGAGCTCGCACCGGAGCTCGTGCTGATGGACCTGCGGATGCCGGTGCTCGACGGGGTCGCCGCGACCGCGCAGATCGTGGACGCGCAGTCCGGCACCCGCGTGCTCATCCTCACCACCTACGAGAGCGACGAGCTCATCCTCGGCGCGATCGAGGCCGGTGCCGGCGGTTACCTGCTCAAGGCCGCCCCGCAGGAGGAGATCCTCGCCGGCGTGCGCGCCGTCGCCACCGGCGAGACGGTGCTCGCGCCGTCGATCGCGGCCAAGCTCGTGCAGCGCGTGCGGGCGGATGCCGCGGGCACCGGCGCCGCGGCATCCGCGACGGTGGCTCTCTCGCCCCGTGAGCTCGAGGTGCTGCGCCTGGTCGCGGCCGGGCAGAGCAACCCGCGCATCGCCGCCGCGCTGTTCATCGGTGAGGCCACCGTGAAGACGCACCTGCAGCACGTCTTCGAGAAGCTCGAGGTCAGCGACCGCACCCGCGCCGTGACGCGCGCCATGGAGCTCGGCCTGCTCTAA
- a CDS encoding LuxR C-terminal-related transcriptional regulator: MTPSSDAPPVRVVIVDDHSIFRSGLKADLDASIEVVGEAHDVDSAVQVVTATAPDVVLIDVHLPGGPAAGIAGAAASGTHGDATPSGGAEVIRLAAPHVPGTRFLALSVSDSAEDVVGVIRAGARGYITKGSSGIDVSRAVHAVAGGDAVFSPRLAGFVLDAFGVVSGEVAATDEELDRLSVREQEVMRLIARGYAYKEVASDLFISPKTVETHVSAVLRKLQLSSRHELTAWATARKLL; the protein is encoded by the coding sequence ATGACCCCCAGCAGTGATGCGCCGCCCGTGCGCGTCGTGATCGTCGACGACCACTCGATCTTCCGCTCGGGCCTCAAGGCCGATCTGGATGCGTCCATCGAGGTCGTCGGTGAGGCGCACGACGTGGATTCGGCTGTCCAGGTCGTGACGGCCACCGCGCCGGACGTCGTGCTGATCGACGTGCACCTGCCCGGTGGCCCGGCCGCCGGGATCGCGGGCGCCGCGGCATCCGGAACGCACGGCGATGCGACACCCAGCGGTGGTGCAGAGGTGATCCGCCTGGCCGCCCCGCACGTTCCCGGTACCCGTTTTCTCGCGCTCAGCGTCTCGGACTCGGCCGAGGACGTGGTCGGGGTGATCCGGGCAGGCGCCCGCGGCTACATCACCAAGGGCAGTTCCGGCATCGATGTGAGTCGGGCCGTGCACGCCGTCGCCGGCGGGGACGCGGTCTTCTCGCCGCGCCTGGCCGGCTTCGTGCTCGACGCGTTCGGCGTCGTCTCCGGCGAGGTGGCGGCGACCGACGAGGAACTCGACCGACTCTCGGTGCGCGAACAGGAGGTGATGCGGCTGATCGCCCGCGGCTACGCGTACAAAGAGGTCGCCAGCGACCTCTTCATCTCGCCGAAGACCGTCGAGACGCACGTCTCGGCCGTGCTGCGCAAGCTCCAGCTCTCCAGCAGGCACGAGCTCACCGCCTGGGCGACGGCCCGCAAGCTCCTCTAG
- a CDS encoding ATP-binding protein — MSPNAQAATVPRAPRPRLSRPRSCLATGVSAGLARHLGWPVGVVRAAFIGLSLLSGMGILLYLWLWAFLPFDPATGDAEADTVTRRAPVAWGLVAGSAVAAGAAIVFAPYDYYDAWSVDRVLAPILAAIVLAVSASFWATFVDRTDPERGQRTERLVRAAATIVLGVLVIAVFLGPLAAWRSLYVLLVGVALLLGIALVFAPVLLRLWRELGAERTRRIREEQRSEIAAHLHDSVLQTLALIQNRAGASSEVARIARAQERELRSWLFEADTPADSDLATDLRDWAAALELDYPVRVDIVTVGESGERASGEIAAAAREAMLNAARHAGGEVSVYIEGTADAVEVYVRDRGPGFTVADVAADRLGVRESIIGRMRRAGGSATVRPGAGGSGTEVRLRSAARTAARGQNGVSADAAEVRVPDTQNPQHQNPRHQNPQHQHQNPRK, encoded by the coding sequence ATGTCACCGAACGCGCAGGCCGCCACCGTGCCCCGCGCACCCCGGCCCCGGCTCAGCCGCCCGCGCTCCTGCCTGGCGACCGGAGTCTCGGCCGGGTTGGCCCGCCACCTCGGCTGGCCGGTGGGCGTCGTGCGTGCCGCGTTCATCGGTCTTTCGCTGCTCTCGGGCATGGGGATCCTGCTCTACCTCTGGCTCTGGGCCTTCCTGCCGTTCGACCCGGCGACGGGCGATGCCGAGGCAGACACGGTGACGCGGCGGGCCCCCGTCGCGTGGGGACTCGTCGCGGGGTCAGCCGTCGCCGCCGGCGCCGCGATCGTCTTCGCGCCGTACGACTACTACGACGCCTGGTCCGTCGACCGGGTGCTCGCACCGATCCTCGCGGCGATCGTGCTCGCCGTGTCCGCGAGCTTCTGGGCGACCTTCGTCGACCGCACCGACCCGGAGCGGGGGCAACGTACCGAACGCCTCGTGCGCGCCGCCGCGACCATCGTGCTCGGTGTGCTCGTCATCGCCGTCTTCCTTGGGCCCCTCGCCGCCTGGCGAAGCCTGTACGTGCTGCTCGTCGGCGTCGCGCTGCTGCTCGGCATCGCCCTCGTCTTCGCGCCGGTGCTGCTCCGACTCTGGCGCGAGCTCGGCGCCGAGCGCACCCGCCGCATCCGCGAGGAGCAGCGCAGCGAGATCGCCGCCCACCTGCACGACTCGGTGCTGCAGACGCTGGCGCTCATCCAGAACCGGGCCGGGGCCTCGAGCGAGGTCGCCCGCATCGCCAGGGCCCAGGAGCGGGAGCTCCGCAGCTGGCTGTTCGAGGCCGACACCCCGGCCGACAGCGACCTGGCCACCGACCTGCGCGACTGGGCCGCCGCCCTCGAACTCGACTACCCGGTGCGCGTCGACATCGTCACCGTCGGCGAATCCGGTGAGCGCGCAAGCGGCGAGATCGCCGCAGCGGCCAGAGAGGCCATGCTGAACGCGGCCAGGCACGCCGGCGGCGAGGTATCGGTGTACATCGAGGGCACCGCGGATGCCGTCGAGGTCTACGTGCGCGATCGCGGGCCGGGCTTCACGGTCGCGGATGTCGCCGCCGATCGGCTCGGCGTGCGCGAGTCGATCATCGGGCGCATGCGCCGGGCAGGGGGCAGCGCCACCGTGCGCCCTGGTGCAGGCGGTTCCGGCACCGAGGTGCGGTTGCGCTCCGCCGCGCGCACGGCCGCTCGCGGGCAGAATGGTGTGAGCGCGGATGCCGCCGAGGTCCGCGTCCCCGACACGCAGAACCCGCAGCACCAGAACCCGCGGCACCAGAATCCGCAGCACCAGCATCAGAACCCTCGGAAGTGA
- a CDS encoding PspC domain-containing protein, which yields MKHDLPADLDADAAAGTAAGAASDTTDGGPAAPDFPAYSSSSDRDQHGGAPHGFFAWLRSLGVQRQPGWIGGVASGIAARIGIDPIIVRGILVVLAIFAAPVLLFYGIAWLLLPDSDGRIHLQRLLNGDPQPALAGIAIFVLLGLMTPLNAAAQSVLAGNFWTTGGWFWGWSGSSVIATIFNIAALAAITVFVVWLVRRSNANSRGGGAPAPTTLAGYSTAPATDGGGIRSGDSDAAATTMGDAAAGAAAGAAAESAAAVSAASATAPAGPLPTAEYEPVPPGAGASVDELAAWKLQHEAWRIERERFNRAQADADRAARSQWAAENKARSQAFAVQAAEHRRLRKLERPRTSAAAVFFTLGAALVAGAGSAIAAMGTPENADYAATIGVLVAALVASFAMIIAGIARRRSGFIAAVTMTLLLIGLVSATLPRNSEFLWPGQMIDNGYGNRTVTQPWGDLTIWVHDGNDLGIDPNVLSVTKANGDIYIRMDEDSSLSLTTSLSAGHTITVSSTGDGVNIPPEVIHAQVSGTNRLELGTIGPGAPADLILDASLSNGDIFIWQHVEAGSN from the coding sequence ATGAAACACGATCTCCCCGCCGACCTCGACGCGGATGCCGCAGCTGGCACCGCCGCCGGCGCTGCCAGCGACACCACGGACGGCGGCCCAGCCGCGCCCGACTTCCCGGCATACTCCTCCAGCTCCGACCGCGACCAGCACGGCGGCGCACCGCACGGCTTCTTCGCCTGGCTGCGCAGCCTCGGCGTGCAGCGCCAGCCCGGCTGGATCGGTGGCGTGGCCTCCGGCATCGCCGCACGGATCGGCATCGACCCGATCATCGTGCGCGGGATCCTCGTGGTCCTCGCGATCTTCGCGGCACCCGTGCTGCTCTTCTACGGGATCGCCTGGCTGCTGCTGCCGGACAGCGATGGGCGCATCCACCTGCAGCGCCTGCTGAATGGCGACCCGCAGCCGGCGCTGGCCGGCATCGCGATCTTCGTCCTGCTCGGCCTGATGACGCCGCTGAACGCGGCGGCGCAGTCGGTGCTCGCCGGCAACTTCTGGACCACAGGCGGCTGGTTCTGGGGCTGGTCTGGCTCCTCGGTGATCGCCACCATCTTCAACATCGCCGCGCTCGCAGCCATCACCGTCTTCGTGGTGTGGCTCGTACGGCGCAGCAACGCGAACTCCCGGGGTGGGGGTGCACCGGCGCCGACCACCCTCGCCGGGTACAGCACCGCCCCGGCCACAGACGGCGGCGGCATCCGGTCGGGGGACTCCGATGCCGCCGCTACCACCATGGGCGACGCCGCGGCGGGCGCTGCGGCAGGCGCCGCGGCCGAGTCGGCTGCGGCGGTCTCTGCCGCATCCGCCACCGCGCCGGCCGGCCCGCTGCCGACCGCCGAGTATGAGCCCGTCCCGCCCGGCGCTGGTGCATCGGTGGACGAGCTCGCCGCGTGGAAGCTGCAGCATGAGGCGTGGCGGATCGAACGCGAACGCTTCAACCGCGCGCAGGCCGATGCCGACAGGGCGGCCCGCTCGCAGTGGGCCGCAGAGAACAAGGCTCGTTCGCAGGCCTTCGCCGTGCAGGCAGCGGAGCACCGCCGGCTGCGCAAGCTCGAACGCCCCCGCACCAGCGCGGCCGCCGTGTTCTTCACCCTGGGAGCGGCCCTCGTCGCCGGCGCCGGCAGCGCCATCGCCGCCATGGGCACCCCGGAGAATGCCGACTATGCCGCGACCATCGGTGTGCTGGTGGCTGCGCTCGTGGCATCCTTCGCCATGATCATCGCCGGCATCGCGCGCCGCCGCAGTGGCTTCATCGCCGCCGTCACCATGACGCTGCTCCTCATCGGGCTCGTCTCGGCGACCCTGCCACGAAACAGTGAGTTTCTGTGGCCCGGGCAGATGATCGACAATGGCTACGGAAACCGGACCGTGACCCAACCCTGGGGAGACCTCACCATTTGGGTGCATGACGGCAACGATCTGGGTATCGATCCGAACGTTCTCTCCGTGACAAAGGCCAACGGTGACATCTACATCCGAATGGATGAAGACAGCTCACTCTCACTGACCACATCGCTCAGCGCCGGCCACACCATCACCGTGTCGAGCACGGGAGACGGGGTGAACATTCCGCCCGAAGTGATCCACGCACAGGTGTCCGGTACGAACCGCTTGGAGCTCGGCACGATCGGCCCCGGTGCCCCAGCTGATCTCATTCTTGATGCGTCGCTCTCGAACGGCGACATCTTCATCTGGCAGCACGTGGAAGCAGGTTCCAACTAA
- a CDS encoding helix-turn-helix domain-containing protein has product MIEFDVERVERDLGLVVRELRIKRDYSQRELADRAGVGLTALRSLEKGHGSTLTTLSKIVHALGRDSWLAMLDDATAQPKPLKKKKKKRPDVGQADASGQADAVGEKRRRVAKRAKSAKAEEKAGKAEDKPAKVDKGA; this is encoded by the coding sequence ATGATTGAGTTTGACGTGGAGCGTGTCGAGCGCGATCTCGGCCTGGTTGTGCGGGAACTCCGCATCAAGCGCGACTACTCCCAGCGCGAGCTGGCCGACCGCGCGGGGGTGGGTCTCACGGCCCTCCGCAGCCTCGAGAAGGGGCACGGATCCACGCTCACGACGCTGAGCAAGATCGTGCACGCCCTCGGTCGTGACAGCTGGCTCGCCATGCTCGACGACGCGACCGCGCAGCCGAAACCGCTGAAGAAAAAGAAGAAGAAGCGCCCGGATGTAGGCCAGGCCGATGCCTCCGGTCAGGCCGACGCGGTCGGTGAGAAGCGCCGCAGGGTGGCCAAGCGCGCCAAGTCGGCCAAGGCCGAGGAGAAGGCCGGCAAGGCGGAGGACAAGCCAGCCAAGGTCGATAAGGGCGCCTAG